A stretch of DNA from Megalops cyprinoides isolate fMegCyp1 chromosome 17, fMegCyp1.pri, whole genome shotgun sequence:
TGGATGGAGAAGAAGGTTATGTGATCACTCTGGTGCATTGATTTGCTTATGAGTAGTACAACAGAATGATTTGTGGATGGATTTGGACTTGATGCTCTTGGAAAAAATAGAAGTTCACAGATGTTATGGCTGCTCGGAGAAAAcctaagagggagagaggtaaaGCACTACACTGAGAGatactttttttgttcatttctttctctcagatCTGAATGCCAAAGGTGCCATCTTCCAAGCATTTGAAATGTACCGCTTGAAATCCTGCGTAGACTTTAAGCCATACAATGGAGAGAAGACATACATCAAGTTTGAGAAATTTGATGGGTATGGTATGATTAACATTATTAGAACATTAACTAGCAATTGATTGTTGATATTAATAGCTGTGCTGCACTTCCTTGGTGTCTGAAATGAAGGCGTGACCCGGCACATTCGGCTGTTGTTGATGTCAGTAACAGCTGTTAATATATTTCTAAATGACTTACATCTTAATGGTCTGGATAAAGTCAAAGGTGGTATAGCTTCTAACACTGAGTTCTAAAATGGCGAAACAAGGTGCTGGTCCATGGTTGGAGACCAGCAGACTGGTCAGAACCTCTCTCTAGGCAGCGGGTGTGACCACAAGGCAGTGATTGAGCATGAGCTTCTGCATGCCCTGGGCTTTTACCATGAGCAGTCCCGCACAGACCGTGATGACTATGTGGACATCTGGCTTGACCAAGTCATTCCAGGTTAGTCGCTTTAGCTTTTCATGTAACATGAAGGTGAGTGTGCTTATTCATTGAACTAAGCATGTAGTTTTGCACTTTTTCCAATTTTTCTCCCAACTTCAGTGGTTGAGAGTTATTCATTTAAACTTGTCATCACCACAATGTCAACTGCTGGGCCCATGTAGGAGGCTGGGGGGAGGTAGATGCAATCTttgatatacacacacgcacctacCGTGACTGTTTTACATGTTAGATGTCCCACACTGCATCAGGAGACACTGGTGGAGAATGGGTACATCCTCCTGATGCTATCAGGGTGGTTCATGGGTCCATCCACCAATGTGGGCTTGCGGTTATAATTGGCACATGACACGACCAAGTTCAAGTCTGAGCCATgaggctcagcctgcactcgaGTGCGCACTTTTGCTGTCTGAGCCACTGGGGAGCCCTTGTATAGTGCCTTTCTATTTTTGATATTATTCTCCTGATATATAATTACGTTTTATGCGGTATACTGTCTAATCACATCTAGATTGGATCAGTAGgattgtgattttgttttacagGCTTGGAGCACAATTTTAACAAGTACGATGACAGCTATATTACTGACCAAAACACTCCCTACGATTATGAGTCTATCATGCACTATCGTCCGTACTCCTTCAACAAGAATGCAAGTATTCCAACCATCACCACGAAGATTGAGGCTTTCAACAACATCATCGGCCAGTACTTGGACTTTAGCAGCCTTGATGTTCTGAGGCTGAACAGGATGTATAATTGCTGTAAGTACCATAATCATTACTATaagaaagtgaaagtgtgaaagtTGTGACTGGTAGGAGTACAGAATATGCTACTGCTGGCATTAAAATATTGACTGCCAGTTTGTGAAGTGCACAGTGAAATTCAGGGTTATATATTATTCACATTCTCTAAGTGCCCTCATCCtttgtgtctttcatttttacatatccatttatacatcttaTTAATGCCATACAGTTTAAGTACATTACTGACAATATAACAGCAGCGCCCCACCAGTGTCCTTGGAAAATTTTGAGTTTGGCTCTCAGGATGGTAATCTAATCATTCTCCATTTTAATTGACTCAATAAATACCTCCCTTTCCACCTCGGCTGATGTGCGAGGAGAATTATTGCACAACCCATTGCCAGAGATTCAAAACTGCAACCCAATAGTTTGAAGCCCAGTTCCTTCACCAATAGATGACATTatagaaatattttacatttcccaCAGccactgtgttaatgtgttatttttcataatggTGAAGTCTGAACactgttgaaaaataaaagaggTACTGTATTTCAGATGAGTATGATTGTAGTGATAGGAGCTACGTTTGCATTAATTATatacacacgcatgcgcgcacagCGAAGACATAAATTTTACTGATATTGAGACTGAGATGTCAGCCCCTCTGTTTCAGCCTCATCTCTCACACTGCTGGACCAGTGTGCCTTTGAGTACATCAACATCTGTGGCATGATCCAGAGTTCTAGTGATGATGGAGACTGGGTTCACACCTTGAGCTCTCCCGGGACAGAAGATCACACTCTCTCTGGCCGCTGTAGAGGTAATAATAATTCTGTACCTTATAAACACCATTGGTAGGAGAATTATACCTGCAGGCATAATTAACCTTTGCACCTGGTTTTAGAGGCAGGTTACTACATGTATTTCAACACTCAAACTGGAAAGGTGGACGAGTCTGCTCTGCTAGAGTCCCGGACTCTGTACCCCAGGAGagagctgcagtgtctgcagttcTTCTACAAGATGACAGGAAGCATGAAGGACAGGCTTGTGATTTGGGTGAAAATGGACGACGGGACAGGAAAAGTCagaaaactgatgaaaatgcGAACATTTTATGGTACTTAACTCACTTCTGTATATTTGTGTACAAATCTATCTAtggctacacacacagacatacacaggcacacatacacactgcccTCATTGTTTATTCATACCTACAACcaaataaatattcagaattttaaatttataaaatacatatatacatatgcataattatattttaaatgtttaatcttAATATTGCACAAAGCAACATCATAttgttcaaaaatgtatttattgtagtaaacacattttttcacatcacTGCAACTAgtattttgtgatatatttaatgaataattaaagcaGTAAGCAGAATGTTGGTATAGATtcattttgttggattttgtCTTAAAGATTActtaaaggtgtgaataaatgtgaccttGATACTGCATATGttctgtatacatacatactgccATAAATACTCATTTTAAGCAGTGTTCattcattatttgcatttatccTTTAGCGGATGACGACCATACTTGGAAAATTGCCCATGTGCCTCTGGAAGTGGGTGTGAAATTCCGCTACGCTTTCCAGGCTGTCCGAGGAGACCCAGCTCAGTCCAGGGGCGGGATATTCATTGATGATATCAGCCTGACAGAGACCCGCTGTCCCAATGCAGTCTGGCAGATTCACAACTTCTCCCATGTGCTGGAGACATCCAACCGGAGCACTGTTCTCCTGAGCCCGCGCTTCTACAGCCCCGAGGGGTACGGCTACGGGCTCCGCCTCCTGCCGCACTCGGACCACGTGGACTACACAGGGGGGTACACGGGGTTCTTCTTCCAGCTCACCAGTGGTGAGAATGATGCCGTCCTGCAGTGGCCCGCGGTAAACAGACAGGCCACCATCACCGTGATGGACCAGGATCCTGACATCAAGTTGAGGATGTCCTCAGCCCGCAGCTTGACCACAGACATGAGGAAGAGTAAGCTGACTGCCATAAAACATTGCTCCATTACAGTGATTTGTGGCATTGTCAGGCCACAAGAGTATTTTGCCCACTTCTAGGCACTATACTATGAGAATGACACAAATGTACAAGAAAGGGAAACAAAACTTGTTCCAGGAATAAAACATAGAAGTCAAGAAGAGGTACTGAAGATACTTTAGCTTAGGAATCTGTCAGGTACCTCTGTTCGTTAAGGCACTTGCTCTAAAGGCAGGTTGAGACCTACAGCCCAGGTTTGATTCTGGTTATGTCATCTGcagcaatgactgggagcccacagcagtagaacaaattggctttattCTGCCAGGATAGGGTTTTGCATGTCTGCTAGGGTTTTATCGCACTAAGCTTGGCAAGTCTTTAAAAGTTATTAATAAAGTGGACTACAGAAGTTGTTTTAAGATTAGTTCTGTCATCAGATCAACAAGACTTGGGTGGAAATTAATTAAAGGTGTCTAGGATGTATTTCTTCACTCAGagagttataaatgcatggaatggCTTACCAGGATTTACAGATGAAGCAAAGCAAGACCATTCTTGACACAGCACTTGATACACTCTAAACTACAGGCAGAATGATAAGCCTAGTTAAGATGCATGTCCTCGTCTCCTTATTAAATGCCTGTCCTGTGACGTTACATCCTTTCACCTGTATTCCCTGTTTTGTAGCTGAAGATGGCAAACTCTTCTGGGATAATCCTGCAAAAACAGGAACCTATGATGCAGCTTGTCAGTGCTACAGAGGAAATTCATGGGGATGgcattcattcataaaacactTTGACCTGCGCCGACGGAATTACATGAAAAACGATGACCTTATTGTCTTCATTGATTTTGAAGGttgatatttttataattaatgtaGTTTTGTAGATATATGCGTATGTGGTGCAACTTAGAGCTTATAACTTATAACCCAGATCCTCTTATATTTTCTTATCAGTAATGGGACTAAGTCCCTGGAGTGTAAATACTGTCTTTTAAACTAGAGGCTGCTTTACATTTTAGAAATGAGTAATTGCTTATATACTTATTTTAGTTAATGGTAACATAAagatattttgcttttaaagatCTAACGTCCCTGATCAAAACTGAAGTCCCGGTCAATCCAAAGCAGTGAGCTGGCTGATGAAGTTCATATCCAGAGAAACATGGAACGGTAAACTCtttatttgaaaatactttCGGAAAATATATCACTCTTTAAAGTTATGGGTTTCTACTCACTCTACCTGCTCACAGCCTTGATCTGTATAGAATTAATTAGTCAAGtaagtatgtaagtaaataaTGGCTTTGGACATGCAGTGTGAATTGATTGTTgtttaactcttttttttttttttttagatgaccCATGCTTTTCCATATTACTGAAGAAATTTAAGTCAAGATGGAAAATATGGATGGAACAATTAACTGCTGCACCTCAAAGAAGAATATTTAATATCAAGCTgcatgttgtctttttttaatactcACATTGCCTGGTGTAATACTGAAATTACCAGACTTCTTAAGAACAGTCTATAGCTGGATAGCTTTCCCTGCTTTGGAGATCAAAGACACATATGTTCCTCATCTACTCTGTAAccatgtgtttttgattttatattgtcatataaataaatgttgattgTCTTAATGCTtgaatgtatgaatttattcTCCCTATttgataaaaacataatttttcttTAATGGTATTTCCAGGTACTATTAAACTAGTAAAACACTAGTTAACACTAAAACACTATAGAACAGAAGTTCATCATTAGGTTCATCAATGAAAAATTCTTaaggagacacagagatgaCAATTTCTGATTTTCTGGAAAAAGGCCCCTTCTGCAAAATTGTTCCGCCctgtttttatctgtatttatttacttatactGTGATTAGGCTTTGGTAAATTTCCCTTTCCGTtagaggaaatggaaaaaatattgcGTATTTTAAAGCTATATGCAGAGGCATTCCAAAACTAGTCTAGTTTAACATTTGCAATACAGTAAGTAGAATTCAGTAGAGTTAAAGTTCCCCAAATCTCTCTCTTTGATGGTTGCTAAGTGGTTAACAGTATTGTTCTGTACAAATACAACATCATCAGTAACATCTTATTTTGTAACATGTTACTTGAATGAATATAGGAATGTTTAtgcaatatataatattattaaggttaaataacattaatactTTTCTTAATGTGGATCCCACTTACATGACACATCATTGTGGATTTGTTATTCtattatgatttatttagcCTTGCATTTTACCACACGTACAACTTATCCAGCTCTGCTTTCTGCATTTAATAAATGCCACCCATGATGAGTGGCTGTGTCAGATAACACCTCATGCTGATTAATCCAATTAACTATAAACTATAAGGACACAACCAGTGACTCTCATCTGTCTGGCTGTGCTTTGACCCACCTATCAAAAAAAGgttaacttttatttttcttgaggTTGTTATAAAAAAAGTGAACAACTACAATAGGTCTTTGTaatctgaaattgaatttgGAAGATCACCAATGGTTCAAGGTTCATGGTATCACTCTGAAAGTGTATTTAAATGGCCACAGTTGTTTAATCCTATGCATTAGCTGCCCGCCCATCCAAAATGAGACTTGCTGGGATCCTGTGCTTTGTAGGACtggtctccctctcctccaccttcaCCGTACGATCTTTCATACTTCCTAAGCCTTTCTAGAACTCATGACAGTACATTAGGACTtgaaattttgtcattttaaccaTCTTTTTGTATTCACAGATAAGGCGGTtctccaaaacaaaatgtaaagtaTTAATTTAATTCATCCATCTTCATTCTGTGATATGTTATTTGCAGGTAGAATATCTTATATCTTTTtgtgatatttaaataaaaataaattaaaacttttACATACTGACATTTAAAAGTAAACTGTCGTGGTGACATAGTCCATAGTGCCAAAgcatgttttgtaaatgtaacttTTGTATTTGATAGTGCATCTTTGGCTTTTACAAAAGGCTAGAAAACCAACCACTGAAAATCGaaaacattatatttaaatgttgtgtTGAATCACCCAGCATTTGCAATTGACCAAGATGAACAGAAAAGACGTGACATCCCCTTCATCAATTCTGGTAAGTTTTACTGGTAAAGGCAGGCACAGTATCTGAGGGGCACAGTATAGAGGACTGGTTAGAGTACTGGGCTGGACCAAAGAGATCAGATCCTGGATGGAACACTGTTGGGGTCTCCTTATACAATGTAATATACTTTGTTAGGGTAGGGATGGGTCATAGCAACTTCTGTAACTCAAATGATGCAAATCTTGCTGTAAGTGGGGGTCACTTGGAATTAGGGTACTAGCAAGGCATAAAACTTAATATAATTGATTACATTATATGATTAATGTTGAGAGTCCTGTaagaatgtatttgttttactaTAAACTTGTAAAAAGAATTCATACAGAATTGGATATGTTATTtccaacagaaatgaaaacactggcTGTTGAAGGAGACATGGTTTTGCCAGTGAGTATTGTAagggtttatttttatcttggGTTGAAAGTTGATTTTGTATGTATGGCACAAAAACTGTTCAGTCtttgaaattttcatttattatctACATATGATATATGGTTGATAGGGTATTACAGATAACAATGGCAAGtccattataaaaaattaatata
This window harbors:
- the LOC118792410 gene encoding meprin A subunit alpha-like, which translates into the protein MGLFQLLLLTGLIAVPNSYAVYSDEQNDGDFNPYLNLGAKTPLIEGDMAIPPGRNALSNTAYRWKFPIPYILADSLDLNAKGAIFQAFEMYRLKSCVDFKPYNGEKTYIKFEKFDGCWSMVGDQQTGQNLSLGSGCDHKAVIEHELLHALGFYHEQSRTDRDDYVDIWLDQVIPGLEHNFNKYDDSYITDQNTPYDYESIMHYRPYSFNKNASIPTITTKIEAFNNIIGQYLDFSSLDVLRLNRMYNCSSSLTLLDQCAFEYINICGMIQSSSDDGDWVHTLSSPGTEDHTLSGRCREAGYYMYFNTQTGKVDESALLESRTLYPRRELQCLQFFYKMTGSMKDRLVIWVKMDDGTGKVRKLMKMRTFYADDDHTWKIAHVPLEVGVKFRYAFQAVRGDPAQSRGGIFIDDISLTETRCPNAVWQIHNFSHVLETSNRSTVLLSPRFYSPEGYGYGLRLLPHSDHVDYTGGYTGFFFQLTSGENDAVLQWPAVNRQATITVMDQDPDIKLRMSSARSLTTDMRKTEDGKLFWDNPAKTGTYDAACQCYRGNSWGWHSFIKHFDLRRRNYMKNDDLIVFIDFEDLTSLIKTEVPVNPKQ